The following proteins come from a genomic window of Flavobacterium crocinum:
- a CDS encoding RNA polymerase sigma factor: MSENLEQSFVAQLQANQNIIHKICRLYTAGEDAHKDLFQEITIQLWKAYPKFRGDSKFSTWTYRVALNTAITLYRKTKRTISTVDYENHQHFVKDVDYNYEEEEQIKLMYKAVYQLNDIEKALVFMYLEDKDYQEIAETLGISEVNARVKMNRIKGKLKKILNP; the protein is encoded by the coding sequence ATGAGCGAAAATCTAGAACAGTCATTTGTTGCGCAATTGCAGGCAAATCAGAATATAATCCACAAGATTTGTAGATTATATACTGCTGGCGAAGATGCTCATAAAGATTTATTTCAGGAAATTACGATCCAACTTTGGAAAGCTTATCCAAAATTTAGAGGGGACAGTAAATTTTCTACCTGGACTTATCGTGTGGCTTTAAATACCGCAATTACCTTATACCGCAAAACCAAAAGAACTATTTCTACCGTAGATTATGAAAACCATCAACATTTTGTAAAAGATGTTGATTACAATTACGAAGAAGAGGAACAAATAAAATTGATGTATAAAGCAGTTTACCAACTCAACGACATCGAGAAAGCATTAGTTTTTATGTATTTAGAAGACAAAGATTATCAGGAAATAGCTGAAACCTTAGGAATCAGCGAAGTGAATGCGCGCGTGAAAATGAACAGAATTAAAGGGAAACTTAAAAAAATACTAAATCCTTAA
- a CDS encoding lysophospholipid acyltransferase family protein, translating to MGLFKRNPFGHILFIKKWLIRILGAMTHRRYRGFNELQIEGSEIIKSLPDTNVLFISNHQTYFADVVAMFHVFNASLSGRQDTIKNIGYLWQPKMNIYYVAAKETMQAGLLPRILAYVGAITVERTWRAKGVDVTEKREVNPNDTENIKIALADGWVITFPQGTTKSFKPVRKGTAHIIKQHKPIVIPIVIDGFRRSFDKKGLRLKKKNILQSFIIKEPLQIDYENDTIDEIVEKVEYAIEQHPSFLKVIPAEEIKAQEELNKMRQWDY from the coding sequence ATGGGATTGTTTAAACGAAATCCTTTTGGGCATATATTATTCATCAAGAAATGGTTAATCCGAATCTTGGGCGCTATGACGCATAGAAGATATAGAGGTTTTAATGAATTACAGATTGAAGGATCTGAAATCATTAAATCGCTTCCAGATACTAATGTATTATTCATTTCAAATCACCAGACCTATTTTGCAGACGTTGTGGCGATGTTTCATGTCTTTAACGCAAGTTTAAGCGGACGTCAGGATACCATTAAAAACATTGGCTATTTATGGCAGCCTAAAATGAATATTTATTATGTTGCTGCAAAAGAAACGATGCAGGCTGGTTTATTGCCTAGAATTCTGGCATACGTTGGAGCCATTACCGTTGAACGAACATGGCGTGCAAAAGGAGTGGATGTTACAGAAAAAAGAGAAGTAAATCCAAACGATACTGAAAATATTAAAATCGCTCTTGCAGACGGTTGGGTTATCACTTTTCCGCAGGGAACTACAAAGTCATTTAAACCAGTTCGTAAAGGTACAGCTCATATCATCAAACAGCATAAACCAATCGTTATACCAATTGTAATTGATGGTTTTCGCAGATCTTTTGATAAAAAAGGATTGCGTTTAAAAAAGAAAAACATACTTCAATCCTTTATTATAAAAGAACCTCTTCAAATTGATTATGAAAATGATACAATTGATGAAATTGTAGAAAAAGTTGAATACGCAATCGAACAACATCCGTCATTTTTAAAAGTAATTCCGGCTGAAGAAATAAAAGCTCAGGAAGAACTGAACAAAATGAGACAATGGGATTACTAG